Proteins from a genomic interval of Mesobacillus sp. S13:
- a CDS encoding iron-sulfur cluster biosynthesis family protein, producing the protein MEIEIRDAALEELSKVQFGESEGIRILAEFVGTCSIATDIQLQVEEKQPEDEVITESGIHFFVPKKSLESLPNKIYLDYKPGFGYKISSAEETFGYNFKLKPRQEK; encoded by the coding sequence ATGGAAATCGAAATAAGGGACGCTGCATTGGAAGAGCTAAGTAAGGTTCAATTCGGCGAAAGTGAAGGAATCAGAATTCTGGCAGAATTTGTTGGGACATGTTCGATCGCAACAGACATCCAGCTGCAAGTAGAAGAGAAGCAGCCTGAAGATGAAGTCATCACAGAAAGCGGCATTCACTTCTTCGTGCCGAAAAAATCTCTGGAATCACTGCCTAATAAAATATACCTGGATTACAAACCAGGATTCGGCTATAAAATTTCCTCTGCTGAAGAGACATTTGGTTATAACTTCAAACTTAAACCACGACAAGAGAAATAA
- the mbcS gene encoding acyl-CoA synthetase MbcS, which yields MNREQLIAPQQYNLVSEMERYAQDPERKAIIWENEAGSTKEITYQELLNNANKIGNVFLKHGLQQGDVVLIVVPRLIEAYQVYIASLKMGLVVIPSSEMLRTKDFQYRINHGDVKAIVSYAPFTKEFAGIEEADNLPKFVIGDEKEGWIHLDEEMKSASEELQLADTQRDDMAFLSYTSGTTGNPKGVVHTHGWAYAHLRTAATNWLGIEDGDTVWATAGPGWQKWIWSPFLSVMGTGATGLVYQGKFEPQKYLSLLQKYNVNVLCCTPTEYRLMAKVENLSDYNLPGLHSAVSAGEPLNREVIDTFKKHFNVEVRDGYGQTENTLLVGVTKGMELRPGSMGKPTPGNTVEIINENGEPCAPGEVGDIAVHVDTPALFKNYYKDPERTAMQFRGDYYVTGDKASKDEEGYFWFEGRGDDIIISSGYTIGPFEVEDALVKHPYVKECAVVASPDEIRGHIVKAFVVLRDGVSPDQENLVAELQQHVKDLTAPYKYPRKIEFLEELPKTTSGKIRRIELRKKELEGAK from the coding sequence ATGAATAGAGAACAATTGATTGCGCCGCAACAGTATAATCTTGTGTCTGAAATGGAGCGTTACGCTCAGGATCCGGAAAGAAAAGCGATCATCTGGGAAAATGAGGCGGGCAGTACAAAAGAGATTACATACCAGGAACTTCTAAATAATGCGAATAAGATTGGAAACGTTTTCTTGAAGCATGGCTTGCAGCAGGGAGATGTCGTACTCATCGTTGTGCCAAGATTGATTGAGGCCTACCAGGTGTACATTGCATCGTTGAAAATGGGGTTGGTCGTCATTCCTAGTTCGGAAATGTTAAGAACGAAGGATTTCCAATATCGAATTAACCATGGTGATGTAAAAGCGATTGTCAGCTATGCTCCTTTTACAAAAGAATTCGCTGGAATCGAAGAAGCTGATAATCTGCCGAAGTTCGTGATTGGAGACGAAAAAGAAGGTTGGATCCATCTTGATGAAGAAATGAAATCGGCATCAGAGGAGCTTCAGCTCGCAGATACACAGCGTGATGATATGGCCTTCCTCAGCTATACTTCCGGCACGACTGGCAATCCAAAAGGAGTCGTCCATACGCACGGATGGGCATATGCGCATCTTCGCACAGCGGCGACAAACTGGCTTGGAATCGAAGATGGGGACACTGTCTGGGCCACTGCAGGTCCTGGCTGGCAAAAATGGATCTGGAGCCCATTTTTATCCGTTATGGGTACAGGGGCTACCGGCCTGGTTTACCAGGGAAAATTCGAGCCGCAAAAATACTTGTCACTTTTACAAAAATATAATGTGAATGTCCTTTGTTGTACACCGACGGAATACCGTCTGATGGCGAAGGTGGAAAACTTAAGTGATTATAATCTCCCAGGCCTGCACAGTGCTGTTTCTGCGGGAGAACCGTTAAATCGTGAAGTAATCGATACATTTAAAAAGCATTTCAATGTTGAGGTGCGCGATGGATATGGACAGACGGAAAACACTCTGCTTGTCGGTGTAACAAAAGGAATGGAATTAAGGCCGGGATCCATGGGCAAGCCGACACCAGGGAACACTGTCGAGATAATCAATGAAAATGGAGAGCCTTGTGCTCCTGGCGAAGTAGGAGATATCGCTGTCCATGTTGATACGCCGGCATTGTTCAAGAACTATTACAAAGATCCAGAGCGGACAGCCATGCAGTTCCGTGGGGATTATTACGTAACGGGAGACAAAGCCAGCAAAGATGAAGAAGGCTACTTCTGGTTTGAGGGACGCGGCGATGACATCATCATCAGCTCTGGTTATACGATCGGGCCTTTCGAAGTCGAGGATGCACTTGTCAAACATCCTTATGTAAAAGAATGTGCTGTCGTCGCATCACCGGACGAAATCCGCGGACATATCGTCAAGGCCTTTGTTGTCCTGCGTGACGGCGTCAGTCCTGATCAGGAGAATCTAGTGGCTGAACTGCAGCAGCATGTGAAGGATTTGACAGCACCATATAAGTACCCAAGGAAGATCGAGTTCCTGGAAGAACTCCCTAAAACCACTTCCGGTAAAATTCGCCGCATCGAATTACGCAAGAAGGAATTGGAAGGCGCAAAATAA
- a CDS encoding alpha/beta-type small acid-soluble spore protein has product MANNNSSNQLLVPGVSQALDQMKYEIASEFGVQLGGETTSRANGSVGGEITKRLVQMAEQQLGGGFSR; this is encoded by the coding sequence ATGGCAAACAACAACAGCTCAAATCAACTTCTAGTACCTGGAGTATCACAAGCTCTTGATCAAATGAAGTACGAAATCGCTTCTGAATTTGGTGTACAGCTAGGCGGAGAAACTACTTCTCGCGCTAACGGTTCTGTAGGAGGAGAGATCACTAAGCGTTTGGTTCAAATGGCTGAACAACAACTTGGTGGCGGATTCTCTCGCTAA
- the thiI gene encoding tRNA uracil 4-sulfurtransferase ThiI: MMYDRILVRYGEISTKGRNRNKFIDRLRKNIKRALSDYPDATIKAERDRMFILLNGEDSDGVGEKLKGIFGIQSFSPAMKVEKDLEKMKDAALELFRKIHEPGQTFKITAKRSDKTFELDTNGINSEFGGHILRKVEGLKVDVRKPDINLQIEIRKEAAYISAETIKGAGGLPAASGGKGMLMLSGGIDSPVAGYLTMKRGLEVEGVHFFSPPFTSERAKQKVIDLSEKLAEVNGHFALHIVPFTEIQQAIHKQIPENYTMTTTRRLMLRITDAIREKQGGLAIITGESLGQVASQTLESMYAINEVTTTPVIRPLITMDKLEIMDIAHEIDTHDISIRPYEDCCTVFVPSSPKTKPKLDKVQNYESFFDFEEMIQKAVEGTERIILKPASEREDDSMDDLF, translated from the coding sequence ATGATGTATGACCGCATTTTGGTTCGGTATGGAGAAATATCGACTAAGGGAAGAAACAGGAATAAATTCATCGACCGTCTAAGAAAAAATATCAAAAGGGCATTAAGCGACTATCCGGATGCTACCATCAAGGCAGAGCGTGATCGCATGTTCATCCTTCTGAATGGTGAAGATAGCGATGGGGTTGGAGAGAAGCTGAAAGGAATCTTCGGAATCCAATCCTTCAGCCCGGCAATGAAAGTCGAGAAAGATCTCGAAAAAATGAAAGATGCAGCGCTAGAGCTTTTCAGGAAAATCCATGAGCCTGGCCAGACCTTTAAAATAACCGCTAAACGTTCCGACAAGACCTTTGAGTTGGATACGAATGGAATCAATTCAGAATTTGGCGGCCATATTTTAAGAAAGGTGGAAGGTCTGAAAGTAGATGTACGGAAGCCTGATATAAATCTCCAGATAGAGATCAGGAAAGAAGCTGCCTATATTTCTGCCGAAACGATCAAGGGTGCCGGGGGGCTTCCTGCTGCATCGGGTGGAAAAGGAATGCTAATGCTATCAGGCGGGATTGACAGCCCTGTTGCTGGCTATCTGACGATGAAAAGAGGACTCGAAGTGGAAGGTGTCCATTTTTTCAGTCCGCCTTTTACAAGCGAACGCGCCAAGCAGAAGGTAATCGACCTCTCTGAAAAGCTTGCCGAGGTTAATGGCCATTTTGCGCTTCATATTGTGCCATTCACAGAAATCCAGCAGGCCATCCATAAGCAAATTCCGGAAAACTATACGATGACAACGACAAGAAGGCTGATGCTGCGCATAACAGATGCCATCAGGGAGAAGCAGGGCGGCCTTGCGATTATCACCGGTGAAAGCCTGGGGCAGGTGGCCAGCCAGACGCTAGAAAGCATGTATGCCATCAATGAAGTAACAACAACGCCAGTCATTCGCCCATTGATAACAATGGACAAGCTGGAGATCATGGACATTGCCCATGAAATCGATACCCATGATATTTCCATCCGTCCATATGAGGATTGCTGTACCGTTTTTGTTCCTTCATCTCCCAAAACAAAGCCGAAACTGGATAAGGTCCAAAACTATGAGAGCTTTTTCGACTTTGAGGAAATGATCCAGAAGGCGGTCGAAGGAACAGAAAGGATCATTCTCAAACCGGCTTCCGAGCGTGAAGATGATTCCATGGATGATCTATTTTAA
- a CDS encoding cysteine desulfurase family protein, producing the protein MIYLDNSATTKPYKEVLDSFLKVSEEFFGNPSSLHKIGGQAEKLLQQARSQVAKLLNVKETEILFTSGGTESNNLAIKGIALAHRERGRHIITSGIEHASIHNAMVQLESLGYEITYVKPDANGFISTDMIEKEMRDDTILVSVIHVNNEVGTIQPVKEIGKLLKNYPKAFFHVDYVQGVGKVPLNFYEAGIHMATISGHKFHGLKGTGALFIKEGVTLSPLFSGGNQEWKQRSGTENVAGMVAMAKALRMTLEQRKEKLNQMAAAMERLRNGISQIKELTIHTPKENQAPHILNFSIKGLKAETFVHALEGKNIYVSTTSACSSKKKAASKTLLAMGVPQDEAESAIRVSLTFSNTVEEAEIAAKAIADTVKHLSEVVKK; encoded by the coding sequence ATGATTTATTTAGACAACAGTGCCACAACCAAACCCTATAAAGAAGTATTGGATTCATTTTTAAAGGTATCAGAGGAATTTTTCGGCAATCCTTCCTCTCTTCATAAAATCGGCGGCCAGGCAGAAAAGCTGCTTCAACAAGCACGTTCCCAGGTGGCAAAGCTCCTGAATGTAAAAGAAACGGAAATCCTGTTCACATCTGGAGGAACAGAAAGCAATAATCTTGCCATAAAAGGGATCGCTTTGGCTCACAGGGAAAGAGGCAGGCATATCATTACGAGCGGGATTGAGCATGCTTCAATCCACAATGCCATGGTGCAGCTTGAATCGCTAGGCTATGAAATAACCTATGTAAAACCGGATGCTAATGGCTTCATCAGCACGGATATGATAGAGAAAGAAATGCGTGATGATACCATCCTGGTGTCCGTGATCCATGTTAATAATGAAGTCGGCACGATTCAGCCAGTAAAGGAAATTGGAAAACTTCTTAAAAATTATCCTAAAGCGTTTTTCCATGTTGACTATGTTCAGGGAGTAGGGAAGGTGCCGTTAAACTTTTATGAAGCCGGGATCCACATGGCTACCATTTCGGGCCATAAATTCCACGGACTTAAAGGGACTGGTGCATTGTTCATCAAAGAAGGTGTTACTTTGTCTCCATTATTCTCCGGCGGGAATCAGGAATGGAAGCAGCGCAGCGGAACAGAAAATGTAGCAGGAATGGTTGCGATGGCTAAGGCACTGAGGATGACGCTTGAACAGAGAAAAGAAAAGCTGAATCAAATGGCAGCAGCTATGGAAAGATTAAGAAATGGCATCAGCCAAATAAAGGAATTAACCATTCACACTCCAAAAGAAAATCAAGCACCCCATATCCTGAATTTTTCAATTAAAGGATTGAAGGCGGAAACTTTCGTGCATGCGCTGGAAGGAAAAAATATATATGTATCGACCACCAGTGCTTGCTCATCCAAAAAGAAGGCTGCGAGCAAAACATTGCTGGCAATGGGAGTTCCTCAGGACGAAGCGGAAAGCGCGATCAGGGTCAGCCTGACATTCAGCAATACAGTAGAAGAAGCAGAAATAGCCGCAAAGGCAATTGCAGATACAGTAAAACATTTAAGCGAGGTAGTAAAGAAATGA
- the ezrA gene encoding septation ring formation regulator EzrA yields MEYIIGGIILLLILFLIGYFMKRKYYSEVDRYESWKIDIMNRPVLDEMSKVKQLNMTGQTEELFERWRQEWDELVTSKLPGIEDYLFDAEEYIDKYRFKKAKESLAVIDRKLTETEDKIKKILGELNELVGSEEKNREEIDGLKEQYRENKKNLLSHRHSFGSAEASLEEMLENIQAKFLDFDEKTENGNYLEARETVLSIQAMLEEVSRKMEYIPALLHDCQSAIPTQVSELKDGVREMTAQGYVLDHLNATQEVEAINKELTDCMASLEKGDVEIAEQGIQGLKERVEKLFDLLEEEVMAKQYITQTEHEAKEILVKAITESKTLKEETKHIQESYHLNDKELSAQTNVEQQLKGLLKRFELIDHRITENDTAQSLIKQELEEAKEQLDQLVEEQKVLMEKLSALRKDEILAREKVRDLSKKISELIRTVSKSNMPGLSQDYKYLLEDANESIKQVNEKLEEKPLDIPVLQQYLEISVLTVDKLEAATEEIVETVMLAERVIQYGNRYRSRYPSVDRGLREAEEHFRNYDYRDALEQAATAIEEVDPGALKRIEQMLSEKE; encoded by the coding sequence ATGGAGTACATAATTGGCGGAATTATTTTATTACTAATACTTTTTTTAATCGGATACTTTATGAAACGAAAGTATTACAGTGAGGTCGACCGGTACGAATCCTGGAAAATCGATATCATGAACCGGCCGGTACTGGATGAGATGTCAAAGGTAAAACAGCTGAACATGACGGGCCAGACAGAGGAGCTTTTCGAACGCTGGCGCCAGGAGTGGGATGAACTTGTGACATCCAAGCTGCCGGGCATCGAGGATTATCTGTTCGACGCGGAAGAATATATCGATAAATACAGGTTCAAAAAGGCGAAGGAATCTCTGGCAGTCATTGACCGCAAGCTGACGGAAACGGAAGATAAGATCAAAAAGATCCTCGGTGAACTGAATGAGCTTGTCGGAAGTGAAGAAAAGAACCGCGAAGAAATCGATGGCCTGAAGGAACAATACAGAGAAAACAAGAAAAATCTTCTTTCACATCGCCACAGCTTCGGAAGCGCAGAGGCGAGTCTAGAAGAGATGCTGGAAAACATCCAGGCTAAATTCCTTGATTTTGATGAGAAAACGGAAAACGGCAACTACCTTGAAGCAAGGGAAACGGTGCTATCCATCCAGGCAATGCTTGAAGAAGTATCCAGGAAAATGGAGTACATTCCAGCGCTGTTGCATGATTGCCAATCGGCCATCCCAACCCAGGTCAGCGAGCTAAAAGATGGAGTCAGAGAAATGACTGCGCAAGGCTATGTTCTTGACCATCTGAACGCTACTCAAGAAGTTGAGGCAATCAATAAAGAATTGACGGATTGTATGGCCTCTCTGGAAAAAGGCGATGTCGAAATTGCTGAACAGGGTATTCAGGGGTTAAAGGAACGTGTTGAGAAGCTATTCGACCTCCTTGAAGAGGAAGTAATGGCTAAGCAATATATTACGCAGACTGAGCATGAGGCGAAGGAAATCCTGGTAAAAGCGATAACAGAAAGCAAGACGCTCAAAGAAGAGACAAAGCATATCCAGGAGAGCTATCACCTTAATGATAAAGAACTCTCGGCACAGACAAACGTCGAGCAGCAGCTCAAAGGCCTTCTAAAGCGGTTTGAGCTGATCGACCACAGAATCACTGAAAATGATACAGCGCAAAGCTTGATCAAACAGGAGCTTGAAGAAGCGAAAGAGCAGCTTGATCAACTAGTCGAAGAGCAAAAAGTATTGATGGAAAAGTTGAGTGCCCTCAGGAAGGATGAAATACTGGCCAGGGAAAAGGTAAGGGATCTGTCGAAAAAGATTTCAGAACTGATCCGCACCGTTTCCAAAAGCAATATGCCTGGTTTGTCTCAGGACTACAAATACCTTCTTGAAGATGCCAATGAAAGCATTAAACAAGTCAATGAAAAGCTTGAGGAAAAACCGCTTGATATTCCTGTTCTCCAGCAGTACCTTGAAATTTCTGTGCTGACAGTTGATAAGCTGGAAGCGGCGACTGAAGAAATCGTCGAGACCGTTATGCTGGCCGAGCGGGTCATCCAATATGGAAACAGGTATCGAAGCCGCTATCCTTCGGTTGACCGCGGGCTACGAGAAGCAGAAGAGCATTTCCGCAATTACGATTATCGTGATGCACTTGAACAGGCGGCCACTGCGATTGAGGAAGTGGATCCTGGTGCTCTGAAAAGAATTGAGCAAATGTTATCTGAAAAAGAGTAA
- the hisJ gene encoding histidinol-phosphatase HisJ, translating into MKDGHVHTSFCPHGTKDSLDDYIQRALQLGYTEITFAEHAPLPEGFIDPTPMKDSAMRYEDLESYFQSIEKAKGRYSGKIKINTGFEIDFIEGYEIQTANFLNEFGPRLDDAVLSVHFLKNPAGKYDCLDYSPDKFGEMVKEYGSAENIHQHYYQTVLKSIRTDLGPYKPKRIGHLTLANKFRLKYPVAQECTDEIIEILETVAKHGYELDYNGAGTAKPLCREPYPPDWVIREAKKLGIRLVYGSDAHQAKELGQGLDRMETKK; encoded by the coding sequence ATGAAAGATGGCCACGTCCACACGTCTTTTTGCCCTCATGGCACAAAAGATTCATTAGATGACTATATACAGAGAGCATTGCAGCTTGGCTACACGGAAATTACCTTCGCCGAGCATGCCCCTTTGCCAGAAGGATTCATAGACCCTACACCGATGAAGGACAGCGCAATGCGGTATGAGGATTTGGAATCATACTTTCAAAGTATCGAAAAAGCAAAGGGAAGATACAGCGGGAAAATAAAAATCAATACTGGTTTTGAGATTGATTTTATCGAAGGATACGAGATTCAAACGGCCAATTTCCTCAACGAATTCGGACCAAGGCTAGATGATGCCGTTTTATCGGTCCATTTTTTGAAAAATCCTGCTGGAAAATACGATTGCCTTGATTACAGTCCGGACAAATTTGGGGAAATGGTGAAAGAATACGGATCTGCAGAAAATATCCATCAACACTACTATCAAACCGTATTGAAATCCATTCGTACTGATTTGGGTCCATATAAACCAAAACGTATCGGACATTTAACCCTCGCGAATAAATTTCGCTTAAAATATCCAGTCGCACAGGAATGTACTGATGAAATTATTGAAATCCTGGAAACCGTTGCGAAGCATGGCTATGAGCTGGATTATAACGGAGCGGGTACGGCAAAACCGTTATGCCGTGAGCCATATCCGCCAGATTGGGTAATCAGAGAGGCTAAAAAGCTAGGGATCAGGCTTGTGTACGGATCGGATGCGCACCAGGCGAAGGAATTGGGACAGGGACTTGATAGGATGGAGACAAAAAAATAA
- the refZ gene encoding forespore capture DNA-binding protein RefZ: MRKNSKAAIIDAAIYLFNTKGFNGTSVRDIAAKADVNAANISYYFRNKNGLLEKCFTVFFESYLEELEKGFSLLECGAEFSLNAMADNVLRYQCQNTQLTRFILREMTIDSQIVREIMSTYHVKERYMFKKVLETGMENGEFKKHSIQFSILQLKGLLSMPFLNTHYVTEVLHVQPHEKYFADKYSHEVSQWIKGTLCTGHQVQGKMLINI, encoded by the coding sequence ATGAGAAAAAATTCAAAAGCTGCGATTATTGATGCGGCCATCTACTTATTCAATACGAAGGGGTTCAATGGGACATCAGTAAGGGATATTGCAGCAAAGGCAGACGTGAATGCAGCGAATATCTCATATTACTTCCGGAATAAGAATGGACTCCTCGAAAAATGTTTCACCGTTTTTTTCGAAAGCTATCTTGAAGAATTGGAAAAAGGGTTTTCACTGCTGGAATGCGGTGCGGAGTTTTCCCTGAATGCAATGGCAGACAATGTTTTGAGATACCAATGCCAGAACACCCAATTGACAAGATTCATTTTAAGGGAGATGACGATTGATTCCCAGATTGTCAGGGAAATTATGTCCACCTACCACGTTAAAGAACGCTATATGTTTAAAAAAGTGCTTGAAACAGGGATGGAGAACGGAGAATTCAAGAAGCATTCCATCCAGTTCAGCATTTTACAGTTAAAAGGGCTGTTGTCGATGCCGTTCTTGAACACCCATTATGTGACAGAGGTTCTGCACGTGCAGCCACATGAAAAATACTTTGCTGATAAGTATAGCCATGAGGTCTCCCAATGGATCAAGGGAACCCTTTGTACAGGGCATCAAGTTCAGGGGAAAATGCTGATCAACATATAG
- a CDS encoding GAF domain-containing protein, producing MFKVETYSDSREKNYDLLIKQLKALLEDEKNAIANFSNASALLNQFLDRVNWVGFYLMEDGELVLGPFQGLPACVRIPLGRGVCGTAASKQETLRVEDVHAFPGHIACDAASQSEIVVPMIKDGQVIGVLDIDSPEKNRFDELDQQKLEEYVKVLLQYIN from the coding sequence GTGTTTAAAGTCGAAACATACAGCGACAGCCGTGAAAAAAATTACGATTTATTGATCAAGCAGCTTAAAGCTCTGCTAGAGGATGAAAAAAATGCGATTGCGAATTTCAGCAACGCTTCGGCTTTATTGAACCAATTTCTCGATCGCGTCAACTGGGTCGGCTTTTATCTGATGGAGGATGGAGAGCTTGTCCTAGGACCATTCCAGGGCCTTCCAGCCTGCGTAAGAATCCCGCTCGGCAGAGGAGTTTGCGGAACAGCTGCTTCGAAACAGGAAACATTGAGAGTTGAAGATGTCCATGCCTTCCCTGGGCACATCGCATGTGATGCCGCTTCACAATCAGAAATCGTCGTTCCAATGATTAAAGACGGACAAGTCATCGGCGTCCTTGATATTGATTCACCGGAAAAAAACCGCTTTGATGAGCTGGATCAGCAAAAACTCGAGGAATACGTTAAAGTTCTCTTACAATATATAAACTAG
- the megL gene encoding methionine gamma-lyase, with the protein MGEKRFETEVIHSGYKSDEFRGSLAPPLFQTSTFTFETAEQGERRFAGEEEGFIYSRLGNPTVAMLEERMATIEKGEKALAFASGMAAVSAILVALTRTGDHILCSQGVYGCTFGLLQLMKEKYEINHDFSMMSTREEVLAAITPETRVIYIETPINPTMRLVDLEMVADVAREKGIPVVVDNTFSSPYLQNPLELGCDFVIHSATKYICGHGDVIAGLAVGPKEIMQKIAMTTQKDIGGVISPFDAWLLLRGLKTLPVRMDRHCDNAEKLAEYLSGHPAVEEVIFPGDPKHPDYAIAKKQMRKPGGLISFNIKGGQKEAQAFINKLKLIKIAVSLGDAETLIQHPATMTHAVVPQEAREKMGIKDNMLRLSVGLEAWQDIRDDLEAAFEAVRKESTMESGSI; encoded by the coding sequence ATGGGAGAGAAGAGATTCGAAACAGAAGTAATCCATTCCGGATATAAATCGGACGAATTCAGGGGTAGTCTTGCGCCTCCATTATTTCAAACTAGTACGTTCACTTTCGAAACTGCTGAACAGGGTGAAAGGCGCTTTGCAGGAGAAGAGGAAGGATTCATCTATTCACGTCTGGGCAATCCTACAGTGGCGATGCTTGAAGAAAGAATGGCTACGATTGAAAAAGGGGAAAAAGCCCTTGCGTTCGCATCAGGGATGGCTGCTGTCTCTGCGATACTAGTAGCACTCACACGGACGGGCGACCATATTCTTTGTTCGCAGGGAGTGTATGGTTGTACGTTCGGACTTCTGCAGCTCATGAAAGAAAAATATGAGATCAACCACGATTTCTCGATGATGTCGACGAGAGAAGAAGTATTGGCTGCCATTACCCCAGAGACAAGAGTCATCTATATCGAGACACCGATTAACCCAACAATGAGACTTGTAGACTTGGAAATGGTAGCGGATGTAGCGAGGGAAAAAGGGATTCCGGTAGTTGTTGATAACACATTCAGCTCGCCTTATCTGCAGAATCCTCTTGAGCTTGGATGTGATTTTGTCATTCACAGCGCAACGAAGTATATTTGCGGACATGGTGATGTCATAGCAGGTTTAGCTGTCGGACCAAAGGAAATCATGCAAAAAATCGCTATGACGACCCAAAAGGACATTGGCGGCGTCATCTCTCCTTTTGATGCATGGTTATTGCTTCGCGGCCTGAAAACATTGCCAGTAAGGATGGACCGTCATTGTGACAATGCTGAAAAGTTGGCAGAATATCTTTCTGGCCATCCAGCGGTTGAAGAAGTCATTTTCCCTGGCGATCCCAAGCATCCTGATTATGCCATCGCCAAAAAGCAAATGCGCAAGCCGGGAGGCCTTATTTCCTTCAATATCAAGGGAGGCCAAAAGGAAGCACAGGCCTTCATCAACAAGCTGAAACTGATTAAAATTGCGGTTAGCCTTGGGGATGCAGAAACATTGATCCAGCACCCAGCGACCATGACTCATGCGGTAGTGCCGCAAGAAGCAAGAGAAAAAATGGGGATCAAAGACAATATGCTCAGGCTTTCAGTCGGATTGGAAGCATGGCAGGATATCAGAGATGATCTGGAGGCAGCATTCGAGGCTGTCAGGAAAGAAAGTACCATGGAATCAGGATCAATTTAA